The genome window ACAAATTTTTATGAacaagttaataataaataaagagaataaCAGAtgttatataaagaaaaatgtaatttgcCAGATTTTAGTTGCAATTCAATGAAAGTTTAGCGGTGAAATGTAAATTGAGTAGAATTAATGAGTAAGTGGAGAAATATAAATGTTGTGTTGGAAAAAAGGTTGAGTCGGTTCTCCTAATTAATGCAACCAAccaatttaatgattttattggAGAATAAGAAAAGGAAGTAGCCTCAACCTCAATCCCAACACTAGTCGGTATAtggaatttgaattttagtttatagAATTACTCCTTCAGCTGCGTCACGCACccaaaaaccaaaccaaaaaaggaaattttgtgCTCAAGTTGAAGAGTGGGGAAGAGCGAGGCGGCTCATTTTGCATGGGATGTTCTTAACCTACCCAATTCATTCAAACACTTACATTTTCACGCTTCATACTCATCCCATTTCTGTTGCTTTTTTAGAATCATCACACTTGCTTTGCTATCATCTCCATCCCCTATGAGGACTTCCTCCTCAAATACTGCAATGATGGAGATTCAGGCTAATAAACCAGCTGGGACGGGCATGGTGGTTGGAGGTTTGAGCCCTTTGAGTGAAACTCTATGGAGGGAGAAGACCGTTACGGAGTTTATGGGAGATGTATCCGCCAGGCTCACCTGGGAAGACCTCACCGTAATGGTAACTCTCAGCAATGGGGCGACCCAGAAGGTGTTGGAAGGGCTGACTGGTTATGCTGAACCCGGTACACTCACCGCTCTCATGGGCCCTTCCGGCTCCGGAAAATCCACGCTTCTTGATGCACTCTCCAGCCGCTTGGCTGCTAACGCCTTCCTTTCCGGAACCATTCTCCTCAATGGTCGTAAAACCAAGCTTTCTTTCGGAACTGCAGCCTATGTTACTCAAGATGACAACTTAATTGGCACGCTTACTGTTCGGGAAACCATTTCCTACTCCGCTCGGCTCCGTCTCCCCGATACGATGCCCTGGTCTGCGAAGCGGGACCTCGTTGAAGGTAcgattatcgaaatgggcctCCAAGATTGCGCTGATACTGTTATTGGGAATTGGCATTTGCGTGGGATCAGTGGAGGAGAAAAGAGGAGGGTCAGCATAGCTCTTGAAATTTTGATGAGGCCCAGATTGCTCTTCCTTGATGAGCCAACCAGTGGCCTTGACAGGTTATGATCTTTCTTCACATCGTCTTTTATGGTTTTTGATTGTcagattttgttttttctgaCTTGAGATGCACACGGCAGTGCTTCAGCATTTTTTGTCACCCAGACTTTACGAGGCCTGTCAAGAGATGGTAGAACTGTAATAGCTTCAGTTCATCAGCCCAGCAGTGAAGTCTTTGAGCTATTTGATCAGTTATATTTGCTGTCTGAAGGCAAAACCATTTATTTTGGCCAGGCTTCTGAAGCATACGAGGCTAGCCTTCTCAGCCATATTTCTTCCGTCACTTGATATCATTTTCAATCCCACtgcaattataaatataatgtcTCTTGGATTGTAAAATGCAGTTCTTTGCTCAAGCCGGATTTCCATGCCCTGCCTTGAGAAATCCATCTGACCATTTTCTTAGATGCATCAATTCTGACTTTGATAAAGTTAAGGCTACTCTCAAAGGATCCATGAAATTACGGGTATCCACTTCGTTTCCCCTTTGTTTAATCATCTTCCCTCCTACTTTGGTACACTACACTTATATGACTGGAAAACAAATTGCCTTGATTGTAATCAGTTTGAGGCAAGTGATGATCCCCTGGAGAAGATTACCACAACTGAAGCTATCCGAACTCTTATTAACTTCTACCGTACATCACATCAATGTTATGCCGCGAAGGAAAAGGTTGATGAGATATCCAAAGTTGTAAGTGCTTAACTAGCCAATCCTcttatacattattattttgcCAAATTAATCTTATTTCTACTCATCCCACTCAACAATCAATTTTTCCATATGGTACAGAGAGGAACCGTGCTAGATTCCGGAGGCAGTCAAGCTAGTTTCTTGATGCAGTCTTACACTTTAACCAAGCGCTCATTCGTGAACATGTCTCGAGACTTCGGCTATTATTGGCTAAGGCTGCTCATATATGTTGTTGTCACTGTTTGCATTGGAACCATTTATCTCAATATTGGAACCAGCTACAATTCAATTCTGGTATTGTTTCTGTATATCTGTTTAgaaaatattggttttatgTCTGGAAGAACTGTATTTAAGATTGTAAAAT of Gossypium raimondii isolate GPD5lz chromosome 3, ASM2569854v1, whole genome shotgun sequence contains these proteins:
- the LOC105794106 gene encoding ABC transporter G family member 11, which codes for MRTSSSNTAMMEIQANKPAGTGMVVGGLSPLSETLWREKTVTEFMGDVSARLTWEDLTVMVTLSNGATQKVLEGLTGYAEPGTLTALMGPSGSGKSTLLDALSSRLAANAFLSGTILLNGRKTKLSFGTAAYVTQDDNLIGTLTVRETISYSARLRLPDTMPWSAKRDLVEGTIIEMGLQDCADTVIGNWHLRGISGGEKRRVSIALEILMRPRLLFLDEPTSGLDSASAFFVTQTLRGLSRDGRTVIASVHQPSSEVFELFDQLYLLSEGKTIYFGQASEAYEFFAQAGFPCPALRNPSDHFLRCINSDFDKVKATLKGSMKLRFEASDDPLEKITTTEAIRTLINFYRTSHQCYAAKEKVDEISKVRGTVLDSGGSQASFLMQSYTLTKRSFVNMSRDFGYYWLRLLIYVVVTVCIGTIYLNIGTSYNSILARGACASFVFGFVTFMSIGGFPSFVEDMKVFQRERLNGHYGVTAFVIGNTLSAMPFLIMITFISGTICYFMVRLHPGFEHYMFFVLCLYASVTVVESLMMAIASIVPNFLMGIITGAGIQGIFMLVSGYFRLPNDIPKPVWRYPMSYISFHFWALQGQYQNDLKGLLFDNQPPELPKIPGEYILENVFQIDVGRSKWIDLSVIFSMIIIYRIIFFLMIKISEDVTPWIRGLVARRRMQQKNGTQNTMVAPSLLQSPSLRNYVANRANGRGKR